In the genome of Cryptomeria japonica chromosome 8, Sugi_1.0, whole genome shotgun sequence, one region contains:
- the LOC131061485 gene encoding low affinity inorganic phosphate transporter 1-like: MAKKQLDVLTALDAAKTQWYHFTAIVIAGMGFFTDAYDLFCITTVTKLLGRIYYPHNSPPGLLPRNVLSAVTGVALCGTLAGQLFFGYMGDKLGRKKVYGMTLMLMGVCSIAQGLSFSSNREGVMVTLCFFRFWLGFGIGGDYPLSATIMSEYANKKTRGAFLAAVFAMQGFGILAGGMVALIVSAAFRKYERGLSHTQISHQADYVWRFILMFGALPAALTFYWRMKMPETARYTALVAKNASKAAADMSRVLKVDIEENQGKIQSNEPEFRLLSVQFLRRHGQHLLGTTSTWFLLDIAFYSQNLFQKEMFAAVGWIHKSSTMGAIHEVQMIAWAQVRIAMVSIIPGYWCTVFLIDRIGRFVIQLVGFFFMSFFMFVLTIKFDYFKDNGIGFIVLYAFTFFFANFGPNSTTFIVPAELFPARFRSTCHGISAAMGKLGAIVGAFGAGYLADPKQGHLKTALTILAFTNALGFVFTLLVPETNGRSLEEISGENDDVEDKDRRISHTEVL, encoded by the coding sequence ATGGCGAAGAAGCAGCTGGACGTGCTGACGGCTCTGGACGCAGCAAAAACACAATGGTACCATTTCACGGCCATCGTAATTGCCGGAATGGGCTTCTTTACCGATGCCTACGATCTCTTCTGCATTACGACTGTCACCAAACTGCTGGGACGAATCTACTATCCACATAACTCGCCGCCCGGTCTTTTGCCCAGGAACGTATTGTCTGCAGTCACGGGGGTGGCCTTGTGCGGAACTCTTGCGGGGCAGCTCTTCTTCGGGTACATGGGCGATAAACTGGGCCGAAAGAAAGTGTACGGAATGACTCTTATGCTCATGGGGGTGTGCTCCATCGCGCAAGGTCTCTCCTTCAGCAGTAATAGGGAAGGCGTAATGGTCACGCTATGTTTCTTCAGATTCTGGCTGGGTTTCGGCATAGGCGGAGATTATCCATTGTCCGCCACCATAATGTCTGAGTACGCCAACAAGAAGACCAGAGGAGCCTTCCTCGCAGCCGTCTTCGCCATGCAGGGATTCGGCATCCTGGCCGGTGGGATGGTAGCTCTCATCGTCTCCGCCGCATTTAGAAAGTATGAGCGAGGCCTTTCACACACCCAAATATCCCATCAAGCAGACTATGTGTGGAGATTTATCCTGATGTTCGGAGCACTACCGGCGGCGCTTACGTTTTACTGGCGAATGAAGATGCCGGAGACTGCTCGCTACACGGCCCTGGTAGCCAAGAACGCAAGCAAAGCGGCGGCGGACATGTCGAGAGTTCTGAAGGTCGACATCGAAGAAAACCAAGGCAAAATTCAGTCGAACGAGCCGGAATTCAGATTGCTTTCGGTTCAGTTCTTGAGGCGCCACGGTCAACACCTCCTGGGCACCACGTCCACCTGGTTCCTCCTTGACATTGCCTTCTACAGCCAAAATCTGTTTCAAAAGGAAATGTTTGCAGCCGTGGGTTGGATCCATAAATCCAGCACAATGGGAGCCATACATGAGGTACAGATGATTGCATGGGCGCAGGTGAGAATTGCAATGGTATCAATAATTCCTGGGTACTGGTGCACGGTATTCCTGATCGACCGCATAGGCCGCTTTGTCATTCAGCTCGTCGGGTTCTTCTTTATGTCCTTCTTCATGTTCGTGCTCACTATCAAGTTCGATTACTTCAAAGATAACGGGATAGGATTCATTGTTCTCTATGCATTCACCTTTTTCTTTGCAAATTTCGGGCCCAACAGCACCACTTTCATTGTCCCGGCCGAGCTCTTCCCGGCGAGATTCCGGTCGACTTGCCATGGCATATCGGCTGCGATGGGAAAGTTGGGGGCCATCGTTGGCGCTTTTGGGGCTGGTTATCTTGCTGATCCGAAACAGGGGCATCTCAAGACTGCTCTGACGATACTCGCTTTTACCAATGCTCTGGGTTTTGTATTCACGCTTCTCGTGCCCGAAACAAATGGCAGATCCCTGGAAGAAATCTCGGGAGAAAATGATGATGTTGAAGACAAGGACCGTAGAATTTCACACACCGAAGTACTGTAG